The sequence below is a genomic window from Bacteroidota bacterium.
CATGCTTGCTTCACTCGATCCTTACACCGTTTATTATCCCGAAGAAATGGTGGAACAATACAAATATGAAACTTCAGGAGAATATGGCGGCATCGGAGCATCGGTGAGAATTATAAATGGACAATTTTTTATTTCTGATCCGTTCGAAGGATTTCCCGCAGACAAAGCCGGAATAAAAGCAGGAGATATTTTACTGGAGGTAAATGGAAGTCCCTGTAAGGGAAAAACGTATGACCAGGTTGGAAAACTTTTAAAAGGAATTCCGAAAACAACCGTGAAACTAAAAATTCAACATGCAGCCGACGGGAAAACCGAAGAGATCACACTGGCGCGCGAAGAGATCAAGAAAAAAAATGTGACGTATTACGGAATGCTCGATAATAAAGTCGGTTACATTCACCTCGAACAATTTCTCGAAAATTCTGCGCTCGAAGTTCAGCAGGCATTGCTTGATCTGAAACAACAAGGCGCAACTTCCATCGTTCTCGACCTGCGCGAAAATCCGGGCGGACTTCTCATTGAAGCAGTAAACATCGTAAATCTTTTTGTCGATAAGAAACAACTCATCGTGAGCATGCGCGGGCGTGTGAAAGAATGGGACCAGGATTTCCAGACGCAATTCGATCCGGTGGATACAAAAATTCCATTGGTGGTGATGGTGAATGCGTGGAGCGCTTCTGCTTCCGAAATTGTTGCCGGTTCATTACAGGATCTTGATCGTGCAGTGATCGTCGGGCAACGTTCATTCGGAAAGGGACTCGTGCAGAAAACAGTTCCGCTTCCTTACGGCGCGATCTTCAAAGTGACCGTTGCAAAATATTATATCCCGAGCGGAAGATGTGTGCAGTCCATCGATTACTCCAGCAGAAGAGCAGACGGAACACTCATCCGTTTTCCCGACTCGCTCATCACTCCTTTCAAAACAAAAAATGGCAGAATGGTTTGGGACGGACTCGGAATAATTCCGGATGATGAAGTAGCAGCAAGAAAACACAGTGTGCTTGCTGATACGCTGATGAGCCGTTCGCTCATTTTCAATTACGCCACACAATTCGCAGTTAAAAATCCTTCCATCGACAAAGCGGAAATTTTTCATCTCACCGATGCGCAGTACGATGCATTTGTAACGTGGGTGAAAACGCAGGATTATACTTACGTGACGAAAGAAGAAAAAGATCTCGCCGATTTCAAAAGGCATGCTCAGAAAAATAATTCGTTCGCGAATGTGACCGTAGAATACGATGCGTTGCAGAAAAAAATAGATGCCGGCAAAGAAGATGATTTCACGGAAAACAAAAATGAAATAAAACTCCTGCTCGAATCGGAGATCGCTTCCCGCTACTACCACGAAGGCGGACGCGTAGCTGCAACACTCAAGGATGATACGGATCTGAATGAAGCAAAATCCATTCTTGCCGATAAGAAAAAATATGAAGGAATACTGACTACGGTTGTCAAAAAAGAAAAACCGAAACAGCGCGCCGACCTCGAGAATGACAACTGATTTTTAAAAGCTCTTCACGCTTTATCTTTCGTAATTTCGTCGCTCACTATTACACCTCATTTTGCTCTTCGGGGAAAAGTACCATCGCTGGATCTACATCTTCGGCCTGTTTCTCATGGCTGCGGCCATGTCGCTTGGAAAATTTTTTATCGGCGGTTCTCTATTCCTCATTGGCATCAACTGGGTGGCGGAAGGAAATTTTCCGACTAAATGGAGATTGCTCCGCGCAAGAAAATCCATCCTCGTACTCATCCTGCTTTTTATTCTTCATTTAATAGCCGTTGCGTGGGCGGCAGATAAAGCAAATGCGTGGCACGATGTGAAGATCAAATTGCCATTGCTCATCATTCCTCTTGTTATCGGAACTTCTGATCCGCTGGAAAAAAAATTCTTCGAGCCGCTTATTTTTGTTTTCATTCTTTCTGTCTTCACCAGCTCACTCATCACCATTCTTGTCGCTTATGGTTACGTTCACCCGACAAACCCGGTGAATGATCTGCGCGATTGCTCGCTCTTCGTTCCACTCATGCGTCTCGCGCTGATGGTGGTGTTCAGTATTTTTCTTCTCGTGCGATGGACCGTGCGCATGAAAAATATTTTCATTCGTTCCGGCTGTCTCCTTTTCATGCTCTGGTTTATGTGGTTTCTCCAGCGAATGCAATCGCTCACCGGGATGGTGATCCTCGCTCTTGGCGGCGCAATATTGCTTTTGTCCATGGCTTTTATTTATCGCAGAAAAAAACTCGCCTTCGTTTTATTGCTCATTTATCTCGGCGCTTCAATTTCCGGAATATGGATTCTGCGAAAAGCATACAACGATCTTTTTGCTGTAGTTCCTGTTGACGTAAAAAAAGTGGATTCGCTCAC
It includes:
- a CDS encoding S41 family peptidase, producing the protein MKFILRKLKSFALPLALLTGAMIGFSFDKEDDHLFEISKNMEIFSSVYQQLNKLYVDEPQPGRLMKTGIDAMLASLDPYTVYYPEEMVEQYKYETSGEYGGIGASVRIINGQFFISDPFEGFPADKAGIKAGDILLEVNGSPCKGKTYDQVGKLLKGIPKTTVKLKIQHAADGKTEEITLAREEIKKKNVTYYGMLDNKVGYIHLEQFLENSALEVQQALLDLKQQGATSIVLDLRENPGGLLIEAVNIVNLFVDKKQLIVSMRGRVKEWDQDFQTQFDPVDTKIPLVVMVNAWSASASEIVAGSLQDLDRAVIVGQRSFGKGLVQKTVPLPYGAIFKVTVAKYYIPSGRCVQSIDYSSRRADGTLIRFPDSLITPFKTKNGRMVWDGLGIIPDDEVAARKHSVLADTLMSRSLIFNYATQFAVKNPSIDKAEIFHLTDAQYDAFVTWVKTQDYTYVTKEEKDLADFKRHAQKNNSFANVTVEYDALQKKIDAGKEDDFTENKNEIKLLLESEIASRYYHEGGRVAATLKDDTDLNEAKSILADKKKYEGILTTVVKKEKPKQRADLENDN